The Candidatus Eisenbacteria bacterium genome has a segment encoding these proteins:
- the dnaE gene encoding DNA polymerase III subunit alpha, translating into MATAPWNILKSRGASGGESLDRTFVHLHNHSQYSLLDGACRISEMVGRCRELGMPALALTDHGNLHGLIEFYREAVSQGVRPVLGIETYITPGSRHDRTPHRGERNNYHLILLARNQTGYRNLLELSSRAFLEGLYQRPRIDREILSRHGEGLIGLSACLHGEVNCLVRGEKYETALEAARYYREVLDEFYIELQDHGLPEEKIATRRLIDLAREGGFPLVASNDCHYLFGRHSAAQDVLLCIQTGKMRSDANRLRFESDQMYFKSAEEMERLFGEVPEALENTIRIAEKCDVSLEFGKLRLPHLPCPPAYASLNHYLDAICEEGLLRRFPAPGEELRARLRYELDVIHAMDYAGYFLIVQDFINRAREEGIPVGPGRGSAAGSLVAYCLGVTNIDPIRYNLIFERFLNPERISMPDIDVDFSDRGRASVIRYVIDKYGAENVTQIITFGTMAARAVVRDVGRVMGVPYGEVDRIAKMVPQAPHITLEKALEQSPELKERYDADERVRELVDTGRVLEGLTRHASTHAAGVVISPTPLVETVPLYRSSEGEVTTQWDMVACEAIGLLKIDFLGLRTLTVLQDCLEGIRANHGVRIDLDSIPLDDSAVYGLFAGGETVGIFQFESSGMTDYLRKLKPHCLEDLIAMNALYRPGPLGSGMIDDFIQRKHGAKQIRYEHSSLEPILKETYGVIVYQEQVLQIASALAGYSLGEADLLRRAMGKKKQEIMDEQRAIFVERAVGRGVKGECARRVFDLMAHFAGYGFNKSHSAGYALVAYQTAWLKRHYPAEFLAASLTSEMADKDRVMILQAESRRLGIR; encoded by the coding sequence TTGGCGACCGCGCCGTGGAACATCCTCAAGTCCCGGGGCGCATCGGGGGGAGAGAGCTTGGACCGGACCTTCGTCCACCTTCATAACCACAGCCAGTATAGCCTGTTGGACGGAGCATGCCGCATCTCGGAGATGGTCGGGCGCTGCCGGGAGCTTGGAATGCCGGCGCTTGCGCTCACCGATCATGGAAACCTCCACGGTCTGATCGAGTTCTACAGAGAGGCGGTCTCCCAGGGAGTGCGCCCCGTTCTCGGGATCGAGACCTACATCACTCCCGGATCGCGCCACGATCGCACTCCGCATCGAGGGGAGAGGAACAACTACCATCTGATTCTCCTCGCGAGGAACCAGACAGGCTATCGGAATCTGCTGGAACTCTCGAGCCGAGCCTTCCTCGAAGGGCTCTATCAGCGGCCCCGCATCGACAGGGAGATCCTCAGCCGGCACGGGGAGGGGCTGATCGGCCTCTCGGCCTGCCTTCATGGCGAGGTGAACTGCCTCGTGCGGGGCGAGAAGTACGAGACGGCCCTCGAGGCGGCTCGCTACTACCGTGAAGTGCTCGACGAGTTCTACATCGAGCTGCAGGATCACGGACTGCCGGAAGAGAAGATCGCCACGCGGAGGCTGATCGATCTCGCGAGGGAGGGAGGCTTCCCCCTGGTCGCCTCCAACGACTGCCATTATCTCTTCGGCAGGCACTCCGCCGCCCAGGATGTCCTCCTGTGCATCCAGACGGGGAAGATGCGCTCGGACGCGAACCGGCTTCGCTTCGAGTCCGACCAGATGTACTTCAAGAGCGCGGAGGAGATGGAACGGCTCTTCGGGGAAGTGCCGGAGGCGCTGGAGAACACGATCCGCATCGCGGAGAAGTGCGATGTCTCGCTCGAGTTCGGCAAGCTGCGCCTTCCCCATCTGCCCTGTCCGCCCGCCTACGCATCGCTGAACCACTACCTCGACGCCATCTGCGAGGAGGGGCTTCTTCGGCGTTTCCCGGCTCCAGGCGAGGAGCTGAGGGCGCGGCTTCGCTACGAGCTGGACGTCATCCACGCGATGGACTACGCCGGCTACTTCCTGATCGTCCAGGACTTCATCAACCGCGCCCGCGAGGAGGGGATCCCAGTGGGGCCCGGGCGCGGATCGGCGGCCGGGAGCCTCGTCGCATACTGCCTCGGCGTCACCAACATCGATCCGATCCGTTACAACCTGATCTTCGAGCGATTCCTGAATCCCGAGAGGATCAGCATGCCCGACATCGACGTCGACTTCTCGGACCGAGGGCGAGCTTCGGTGATTCGCTATGTGATCGACAAGTACGGGGCGGAGAACGTGACGCAGATCATCACCTTCGGCACGATGGCGGCGCGCGCCGTCGTCCGGGACGTGGGGAGGGTGATGGGCGTCCCTTACGGGGAGGTCGACCGGATCGCGAAGATGGTCCCCCAGGCGCCTCACATCACGCTGGAAAAGGCCCTGGAGCAGAGCCCGGAACTCAAGGAGCGCTACGACGCGGATGAGCGTGTTCGCGAGCTCGTCGACACCGGAAGGGTTCTGGAAGGTCTCACGCGACACGCGTCGACGCACGCCGCCGGCGTCGTGATCAGCCCGACGCCCCTGGTGGAAACGGTGCCCCTCTATCGCTCCTCCGAGGGAGAGGTGACGACGCAATGGGACATGGTCGCCTGCGAGGCGATCGGTCTGCTCAAGATCGACTTCCTGGGTCTGAGAACGCTGACGGTTTTGCAGGACTGCCTTGAGGGGATCCGCGCGAACCACGGCGTTCGGATCGATCTCGATTCGATCCCTCTGGACGATTCCGCGGTCTACGGTCTCTTCGCGGGCGGGGAGACGGTGGGGATCTTCCAGTTCGAGTCCTCCGGGATGACCGACTACCTGCGCAAGCTGAAGCCCCACTGTCTCGAGGATCTGATCGCGATGAACGCCCTCTATCGCCCCGGCCCCCTCGGCAGCGGCATGATCGACGACTTCATCCAGCGCAAGCATGGGGCGAAGCAGATCCGATACGAGCACTCGTCGCTCGAGCCGATCCTCAAGGAAACCTACGGCGTGATCGTCTACCAGGAGCAGGTGCTCCAGATCGCGAGCGCCCTGGCCGGCTATTCCCTGGGAGAGGCGGATCTCCTCAGGCGCGCGATGGGCAAGAAGAAGCAGGAGATCATGGACGAGCAGCGCGCGATCTTTGTGGAGCGCGCGGTCGGGCGCGGAGTGAAGGGCGAGTGCGCCCGGCGGGTCTTCGATCTGATGGCGCACTTCGCCGGCTATGGATTCAACAAGAGCCACAGCGCCGGCTACGCGCTCGTCGCCTACCAGACGGCATGGTTGAAGCGCCACTACCCGGCCGAGTTCCTGGCCGCCTCGCTCACCTCCGAGATGGCGGACAAGGACAGGGTCATGATCCTACAGGCGGAGTCCAGGCGGCTCGGAATCCGC